In Nitrososphaerota archaeon, the genomic window CATAGACTCTCACTAGAAAACCATCTTTTGTCTGGTAATCTCTGATAAAATTCACCATGGATGAGCCTCTTCTAACCATGCTCCTCAGGTACTCCTTTGAGTATTCGTGGCCCTTCATTATTGTCTGGGCTTTATTCTCCCCAACCTTGTCTATCTGGAAATAGAGTTTGATGGCATACTGCTGGGGATCCTGCTTTTGCAGATCAAATAGCGTGGTTTCTACAACTCTCCCTATGGCAGTTTCATCAGTAGTCAGAGGGACGTAAGCTACAGGTGTATTACCAAACGGTGTTGGGGCTTCTATCACTACCCACTTCTTTTCACGCCATTTGTCCTTGATCTTTGTTCTGGTCTTTGCCTTCGGCATTTTACCGACCTACCTTAAAGAGGGATGGATATAAGCCGTGCTACAGCTGCCAAGATTCCCCGTACTTTAGCTGCTCTTTCGTAGGCTCGTCTATTTCAATTCCCATGGCTTCAAGGGCATTTTTTGCAACTTGGTCATCAATGTCCTTTGGGACATCTATAGCCTTCTTTGCCATAGACTTTCCTTTTTCGTAAATTCTTACTGCGGAAAGCAGTTGGTTCGAAAACGACATAGACATGACTTCTGGAGGGTGTCCTTCTGCAGCGACAAGGTTCGCAATTCTACCCTTCCCGATAAGATACACCTTCTTCCCGTTCGGAAGCAGATATTCATCCACGTTGGGCCTGACTTCTTTGACCGATTTCGCCATTCCATTCAAACCCTTGACATCTATTTCTACGTCAAAATGGCCTGCATTGGCGAGTATTGCCCCTTCTTTCATGCTTTTGATGTGTTCTGTCCTTATGATGTGTGTCTGGCCTGTAGCAGTGATGAAAAAGTCGCCAATCTTTGCAGCCTCTGCCATCGGCATGACATCAAAGCCATCCATTCTTGCCTCTAAAGCCCTTATCGGGTCGACCTCCACAACTGCAGTCAAGGCACCCAAGCCTCTTGACCTGGTAGCTATGCCTCTTCCTACCCATCCATAACCGCAGACAACAACATTCTTGCCAGCCATAAGAAGGCTCGTAGCCCTTAAGATCCCGTCAAAAGTGCTCTGACCTGTCCCATATCGATTATCGAACAGATGTTTCGTTTGAGCGTTATTTACCGCGATTATGGGATAGCGCAACTGGCCCGAC contains:
- a CDS encoding 30S ribosomal protein S3ae, which encodes MPKAKTRTKIKDKWREKKWVVIEAPTPFGNTPVAYVPLTTDETAIGRVVETTLFDLQKQDPQQYAIKLYFQIDKVGENKAQTIMKGHEYSKEYLRSMVRRGSSMVNFIRDYQTKDGFLVRVYVVVFTQGRINSSKKHALRLAADEIVRKKTEELNYNLFCKEVVEEKVAAGIQEAAKKISQVRKVGIRKTKLIRRPGETVNAPPEEEEEAVEAVAA
- a CDS encoding adenosylhomocysteinase, yielding MKSKIADASLAKSGAKQYQWAYNHMPILAKTIGNAAKKSNFGGAPIAVCLHVTKETSVLVMGLKKLGADVYLAAANPLSTQDDVAAYLASQGVHVFAWRGENPKEYQDCIRQILRGRPEVVMDDGCDAHATIHDEKEFKSLKPRGGTEETTTGVIRLKALEKSGQLRYPIIAVNNAQTKHLFDNRYGTGQSTFDGILRATSLLMAGKNVVVCGYGWVGRGIATRSRGLGALTAVVEVDPIRALEARMDGFDVMPMAEAAKIGDFFITATGQTHIIRTEHIKSMKEGAILANAGHFDVEIDVKGLNGMAKSVKEVRPNVDEYLLPNGKKVYLIGKGRIANLVAAEGHPPEVMSMSFSNQLLSAVRIYEKGKSMAKKAIDVPKDIDDQVAKNALEAMGIEIDEPTKEQLKYGESWQL